AGGCAGGCGGGACGCCTCATAATCCGCCGCCAGCAGCTCGTTACTGTCACCCAGGGCCACCTGTTCACAGCAAACGTCAACGTACATTTCCGGCGGAAAAGGCCAGAGCAACACGACTGACTTTCAAGCACAAAATGAAGCCAGCGGGCACCACACGCTAATTTACAGCCCCGGCTCGTCTAGGTGTATTGTTAATATATGGCTACATTAGCAGAGCGCAGGCTCCTAGCAAAGACCTGGGACTGAGCGTGCAGACGCATGCGGCCGCAGACGCATGCGACCGCAGACACCGAACCGCACCTCACTGAGCAGGAGGAGACCCGTATTGTTCTTCTGGTTGGTGAAGCAGTAGTTGGCGCTTTTCGATGACATGTCCGCAAAGTAGATACCCTTTCCGAACTGGAGGGAAAGAGGGGAAAAcgacagagaggagagagacacaGATCCTCTACATCAGTGTTTGCcgatccggtccttggggacccatagACTGTCCTCCCAACTGCCAAATCTGATGTGTATTACAAAGACAGGTGACAGGTATGGCTGACGATGGTATCTAAGCTGGCCCTCCGCTGGCTCACCATGTATCCAGTGACGGGAGCCTCTGCGGGGGCCACTCGCAGGCCGTGGCTCAGGATTCCCACCCAGTTCGAGAGCCGGGAGCCATGCCACAGCAACATCCTAGCAGGAATGGGGGAGTCAACACAGAGCATCCTCTGACCAAACAGGCAGTTTGCTTACGACCAGTAAGATCGGGACAGGAAGAGGGATAACGACGAGAACAGGGCCAGTGTTTCGCAATCCGGTCCTGGGGGACCCacaaacagtccatgtttttgctctaccgggagctgggagggagcaaaaacgcaGAACGTCTGTGAGTCCCCAAGGAACGAGctaggaaacactgctctgaGCAGACACTGTGTAAAACAGAGCAGTGGCCAGAGTCCACTGGATCAACTAGAATTTGATCAGAAAATGGCACCTCAAAGATGTAAAAAAATTTTGCTATGCAGATAACGATCAAAAAGAtgcttaaaaataattttcagtTCAAGAGTGTTGAAAATCGACTGCAATCGACCCAAATAGTGAGATGCACATACCGGTTATGCAGCTGCGCAGTGAAGCGTTCGCTCTCCCCCTCACGCTCCACTGCGAAGATGTTCAGCACCGTCATGGTGTAGTCATGATGGGTCGTGGCGTGCGTGGTCTGCAGGTACTGCTCTATCACCTGCGGAGGAAGGGGCGGAGactgaggcatgctgggaaaccgCAGAAAGGCGGGAGAAGGGGCAGAGACACACACTCGGGAAAACAGACACACCTTGTACTCGTGGCTTTTGGGTGACAGTGGCTTCAGTTGGCAGCGCAGGGAGCGGTACTGTCGGTCCAGCGGGTGATCTGTGCTGTCCATACTGGACTGCACCATCTTCACTGCTATCTCTATGTCGCTGAGGGCCTGTCAGCAAACAGTGCATCAACCCGCTGAGACAGACCAATCGCTCAAAATGCACATGGGGAAATTCTGCACAAAGGATACGTTCACAATAGGAACTTCACTGTCCAATTCtgattttttgctcagatcggatttgtctatctggatggttcacattcataattacaagtgacctgtatctgactgtaTTGTGAATGTATCTGTTCTTTGAAATCGTTCGCCTTTGCACATTTGGATAAGTCATCTGTATCACTAATAACAAGAAAATGCTCAGTACATGCGTATAGGCAAACAAATTACATAACTTCCGATCTAATCGTTCACATTCATGTCGCATGGCAACGAACTGGATACATATCTGATCTAAGACCACATCTGAAAGTGACTCAATTTTGATTAGGAAAGACTGCAACACTGCCTGGGAAAAAAGAGCAAAGAGCACTGTTCCGTTATCAGGTACATAGGAGTATCGGTCATCACTGTGAACAGAGACAGCATCCCCCCTTCGTATCACTGTCTTACCTCCAACAAGGTGATcttctccttcagctcctcctcTGTCCGAATCAGTGGCGGCGTGCGAAGACTGAGACACAAGGATGGAGAAGCAACAGCGCAGTCAGGATGGTTACTGCCCTTTAAAACTAATAACAGGACTCCACTAAAGATTTAGACCAGTTAGGGCTCACATATCTCTGTCAAAGAATGAACACTTGAAGTTCTTCAGCTGTAAGATTTGAAGTCGACAATGATTATCAGGCATAGCATGAAGCGAACACCTGGGAACAGCCCTATCCCAGGCTGAGCATGGGGTGAACACCTGGGAACAGCCCTATCCCAGGCTGAGCATGGGGTGAACACCTGGGAACAGCCCTATCCCAGGCTGAGCATGGGGTGAACACCTGGGAACAGCCCTATCCCAGGCTGAGCATGGGGTGAACATCTGGGAACAGCCCTATCCCAGGCTGAGCATGGGGTGAACACCTGGGTACAGCCCTATCCCAGGCTGAGCATGGGGTGAACACCTGGGTACAGCCCTATCCCAGGCTGAGCATGGGGTGAACACCTGGGAACAGCCCTATCCCAGGCTGAGCACGGGGTGAACACCTGGGAACAGCCCTATCCCAGGCTGAGCATGCTcaccctggaggtgtgacgAGCCTTTCCCTGGCTAAATGGAGAGTGTCTTCCTTACCCAAAATCGTGTGGGATGCGGGTGTAGAACTGGTTGCAGGCTTCCATCAGCTCCTTGCTGCTGCCCTTCTTCTTCAGGCACTCCTCGATCCTCTTCAGAGATTGATACCCCGCCTTGATTTGCTCGACCGTCAGCTTACCTGCAACACCAACAAGCAGCAGCAACCTGAGTCTGCATTCACTGATTTACCCCAAAACCTACACAGACTAAAGCTGAACACATGGAGGAACCTGCATGGCCTAGAACAGCAGCCCATGTGTGAATGTAAACAGGTTGGAAAAAGAGCCAGCTCTGAGGGTACAGAACCAACACCAGGCGCCAACAGACCCAAAGGAGCCTTCTTAGTGTCGAACTTCATCTCCAGGACGCTCTCCTCCATGGCCTTGATGTCACAGATCAGCTGTAGGAGGGACTGCACTTGGCTGTCGAGCTGGCAGGGCCGTTTCTGGGGCAGGGCCACCTCCTGAGTCCCCTGAGTCCCCTGGCTCTTCTGTTCGTCTtcctgggggggcagaggaaaGCATAAGGTACAGAACAATAAGTAACTAAATATAAGGGTGGTGAAGGCTATAGTTTATTTATGTAGCACAATTCAGACACAAGGCAATACAAAGTGCTTCACAGAGGCTTATGGATACATTAAAAATCgaaaacattaaaaatcacatttaaaagccaacaaaaacaaaagcctAAAAGTGAAGTCAAATGAATGGTTAAAAACTAAAAAGAAGTTACATTGTAGTTACAGTGTATGACTTAACTGATTTAATGTATTGGAAAGCTGCGGACAAGAGTGATGTTTTAAACCCTGACAGTGTTAACAGACCTCAGGTCTTCAGGAAGCTTGTTTCACAGATGGGGGGGCATAGACACCAAAAGCTGCTTCACTTTGCTTGGCCCCGATTCTGTGAACACCAACTCATCCTTTCCTAGATGACCGCCGGGGTCTGGATGCTTCATAATGTTCAAGTAAGTCAGAAATGTATTTAGGCCCAAGGCCATTTAGTGCTTTCTCaacaaataattatatttttttttaaatcaatccTGTGacacacaggaagccagtgcagtgaTTTAAGGACCAGTGCAACATGCACTGTTTTCTTAGTGTTAGTCAGGCCTCTGGTGGAAGCTTCCTGGATGAGCTGTGGCTGTCTGATTGCAGGATGAACACTAAAGTAACACAAAAACTGAGGTCTGCCTGCCTTGCTGCTGGCCATGTAGTCCATGAAGACCAGGTCGTACTTCCCGGCCACTTTCCGAAAGGATGCCCGGTCGTCCCAGCAGTTCTTCGTCTTGTCAAAGAACCTGAAGCAGGAGACCGCAAACCAACGTAAACCATCGTCCTTACTGACAAACGCATTACAAACCACAccattaattaacaaaaaaacaaacaaaaaaaaaaaagtacttttGTTTGAAGGTGCTCATGGCCTTGCCGAGGTCTCCACCAAAGGTCATTAAAGTGTGCTGTCCGACCTTCCCAACTGGCAGGGGGGAGGAAAAGCAGAACAGGAATAAGGAGaaggcagaaataaaaaaagaagatATCAAAGAATCTGGGTATCCCgtctctccctcccttccccTACGTTTCTTGCATAATGCTCAGTGTGTTTAGTGTTTAGTAGACTAATGTCGCTTGAGGTTATATTCCTTTAAAACTTCTCTCTGCAGATCAGGCAGGTAACTGTGGTAGTTAAATTTGATGAAACTAGTTGAATCAGTTGTCCACCTTTCACGAAACCATCAGTGTTCCCTATCAacttttaatttcagtttagaAAAACTGATATTTTGTTAAAAACGGGCTAACGTACGTCAGTCGTTCGGAGATTAGGACTGCCCTACACCGTGCGCCGCACACTGCCGTGACTTTGTAGGTGAGTGAGTGCCTTGTATCGGATGACGGCAGCAATAGGAAGCCAGTGGAGGGAGCGTGACAATGGCGTGGGGTGGGAGAACGAGGAAAGGAGAGGATATGTTGAGTGTCGTCTGCATAGCAGCGATATGAGAACTCATGTGAGGATATGACCTCAGCAAGAGATCTAGTATAGAGGGAGAACAGAAGAGGACCAAGAACTGAGCCCTGAGGAACGCCAGTGGAGAGTCTGCGTGGAGTAGATGTGGATCCCTTCCATGTCACTTGATATGTCTGACCTTCTAGGTAGAAAGCAAACCATTGCCATGCTGAGCCATGGATTCCAAGATTCATAAGGACGGACAGGAGAATCTTATGGTTGACTGAGACAAATGCTGCTGAATGTCAAGGAGGATGAGGACAGCTGACAGTTTAGTTGCTCGGGCAGCATTAGCTTCTCAGTGACAGCAAGGAGGGCAGTCTATGTGGAATGTGCCACTTCGAAGCCAGATTGGTTAGGGTCATGGAGGTTGTTCTGAGAGAAAAAGAGATAGTTGATTGTAAACTGCGCGTTCAAGGATTTTTGAAAGAAAACAGAGAAGTGATACCAATCGGTAGCTGCTGTCTGAAGGATTCAGAGTGGGTTTCTTCAGGATGGGAATAACCCTGGCTTTTTTGAATGCCGTTGGTACATGACCAGATGTTATGGAGCTATTAATGATAGGGGTGAAGGTCTTAAGAGACTGTCTGAAGCATTGTGGAAGGGATTGGATCCAGTGGGCAGGTGGAAGGATTACATGACGAGATGACTTGCAGGATTTCTTCTATTGCTAGATTGGAAAATCGAGCCAGCAAAGGGGAATCCTTAATGTGTAGTGTATAGTTGGGGTGGGAGAGAAAGTCTGAGAGATCTGATCAATCTTGTCCTCAAAGAAGTTAGGGGAGTCTTCAGTGGTCAGGGAGGATGGAGTAGGAGGAGTTGGCGGGTCACGTAAGGATGAAAAGACGTTATGGTGTTTGTGAGGATCCTGTGCAGAGATTTCCAGCTTTTCCTTGTAGAAGGTCATCTTAGCAGCAGCCACATTAGAATATGGACAAAATAGTATGGTAAGAACACATATCTATGTCAAGATGTGATGTGATTTTATCAGTATATTGTAACCAATAAACGGTTATGACCACCAGTTGTCTGGGCTTGGAGAAACCATAAAATGACCTATTTTATGTTTCCATTCTGCTTACCTATTAAAAACAGCTCTCTGATCAATTAAAGGAAAAATGCAATAGTACAAGGTAAAGATTTGAGGGCCAGattaaatagtaaaataaaagCATGTCGCAGGCTATATGAAACTGTATCGgtagtttgagacccctggctTTAGGACTGGTGGTGGAACCCAGGCTGGCCCACCTCTCCCCCAACGCATCCACACGCTGTAGCTGTCGCTGCCGTCGTCCTTCAGAAGCTGAATCAGGTAGTACTTGTTATTATTAAACTGAAGGTTGGTCTGCAACGCAAAACCACACGGACATGTTAGGAGACGGGTCACATGACGTCTATATAATCCAGGCAAGCATCtccagaaaaataaattaaatctaTAAATTTTACCTGGTTAAGCATAACATCATAAACATCATCACCACTGCTGTAAACGTGAGCCTGaaacatacataaataaaaagagGAATTAAAGAGGTGGCGCCTTTAGGACACTgttatttgcatttaaaaaaagtcagGATGTGTGCAAATCAGCAAAACCTTACACCAAGTATCTATGTGAACAAATCTCTCCGTCATGTTCTACACACTGAATCAATAATAACGAAAGAATTAAAACCAATCAAATTAAATGACTGAACAAGACCGGATCATATTTCGGCTGACTGGAGCCAATCAGGAGCAAGCATACTGAACATAATTCCGAATACAAGCTAATCAAACAAAAGAGATGAGGAGGGGCAGCTGGTAAGGGATTTCATCACCTTGCCGAGTTTGGCAGTACATTCGGAGTCGACCGGAGCTCTCCCCTTCATCACCACAGTCTTAACGACTTCTGAAAAACACAAGACACTGTCTATTAACTAAGAGTCAGCAAAGAAGCGCACCCATTGCCATTATAATGTGCTGTGGCACCTGTTTTTGGGGAAGAGACTTAGTTGTATTATGAAAAATGTCCCTACATACAAATGGCTATCAGCGATCTTAATCACATTTTCTCATATCATGATCATATTTGTACAAACTACTATTCACACCTCAGGAAACTCACAGGCTTGACAATGTATGGACTGCCAGATATAGCATTCTGTGTGTCTTCACTAGAAGAAAAGGTTCAATCTTAAAGACCATTCACCTTTTTTCTCAGCTCCCTCACTAGGCTCCTCTTTGATTTGCTTCTGTTTCCTCACCCTGATCGACTTCTTCTTGACAACTggttcctcctcatcctcctctttaACCTGGGCAGAGTCTGTATCATCAGACCCCAACAGAGAATTAGTAAGGTGTGTACGCCACTGAAACCTCTTAAGAATTGTTTTTATAGAAAAACGACAGAATTAAATTCTCCTTAAGCTCAATGACGCTAAAGTCTATTAAAAATGCTTCTTCAAGCGAAAATTAatgtaaaatacatataaacTAATAGGTCATACTTGAGAACTTAAACAAAAATTCATAGTTTGCATCCCACCCATTCATAAGTTTTCTATACCCGCTTATTCTATGCAGGGTCGCGGGGCTCCAGACCCTCAATTCCAATATATtacaatacaaaaatacaaaaaaggtACAATACACAAAAAAGAAACTAAATAGAACACAGCATGGACACCTTTTAATGAGATGTAATGGGTGCAGCAGTCCCTTAACTTTAATTACtgacataaataataaaaaaaacctgtaaaattacaaaatacaaaagtgtaGAATTTCTATGAATCGTCACATTATACAGAAATcgatttaaatatttgttttactAATAAAGTAAAAAGGTAAATACCTGAgttattttcttcattttttggGATTGCTTCGGTTTTCTTGCAGGAGCTTCTTGTACGTCTCATTTCACGACGAACAGCTATCATACGTTATATGACGATTAAATTTAACAGTCTAATTAAAACTATATAGATGCTATTTGTTTGTAATCTGAATATAGCGTAATAACTGTAATCTGATTTGTATAACTTAAGAGAGTTCGTTGCTACGAAAGCCGGAAGTCTCAGACGCGATTTGTGGAGA
The Paramormyrops kingsleyae isolate MSU_618 chromosome 4, PKINGS_0.4, whole genome shotgun sequence genome window above contains:
- the parp2 gene encoding poly [ADP-ribose] polymerase 2, whose product is MIAVRREMRRTRSSCKKTEAIPKNEENNSDSAQVKEEDEEEPVVKKKSIRVRKQKQIKEEPSEGAEKKEVVKTVVMKGRAPVDSECTAKLGKAHVYSSGDDVYDVMLNQTNLQFNNNKYYLIQLLKDDGSDSYSVWMRWGRVGKVGQHTLMTFGGDLGKAMSTFKQKFFDKTKNCWDDRASFRKVAGKYDLVFMDYMASSKEDEQKSQGTQGTQEVALPQKRPCQLDSQVQSLLQLICDIKAMEESVLEMKFDTKKAPLGKLTVEQIKAGYQSLKRIEECLKKKGSSKELMEACNQFYTRIPHDFGLRTPPLIRTEEELKEKITLLEALSDIEIAVKMVQSSMDSTDHPLDRQYRSLRCQLKPLSPKSHEYKVIEQYLQTTHATTHHDYTMTVLNIFAVEREGESERFTAQLHNRMLLWHGSRLSNWVGILSHGLRVAPAEAPVTGYMFGKGIYFADMSSKSANYCFTNQKNNTGLLLLSEVALGDSNELLAADYEASRLPAGKHSTKGLGQTSPDPRNAVTLDGVTVPMGPTVKTAVGQGKGYSLLYNEFIVYNPAQSRMRYLLRVRFNYPSLW